One window of the Gammaproteobacteria bacterium genome contains the following:
- the ccmE gene encoding cytochrome c maturation protein CcmE → MTPRRRRLMIVLLILLAVGVAAALTLNAFRGNLVFFYGPSQLAGVEKVHERNLRLGGLVEQGSVRREDDGLTVHFNVTDNVTSVPVTYKGILPDLFREGQGVVTQGKLNVGGQFMADEVLAKHDENYMPSEVAEALKQASESGAQAPQQFTGTLMMQGGSTK, encoded by the coding sequence ATGACACCGCGCCGCCGCCGTTTAATGATTGTGTTGCTGATACTGCTGGCGGTAGGTGTGGCCGCAGCGCTGACGCTGAACGCCTTTCGCGGCAACCTGGTATTTTTCTACGGGCCGAGCCAGCTCGCGGGCGTAGAGAAGGTGCATGAGCGTAATTTGCGTCTTGGAGGCCTGGTGGAGCAGGGCAGCGTCAGGCGCGAAGACGACGGACTCACCGTACACTTTAATGTGACGGATAATGTGACCAGTGTCCCGGTTACCTACAAAGGTATATTGCCGGACTTGTTCCGCGAGGGTCAGGGGGTGGTCACCCAGGGCAAGTTAAATGTCGGCGGCCAGTTCATGGCCGACGAAGTGCTCGCCAAACATGATGAAAATTACATGCCTTCGGAAGTGGCCGAGGCGCTCAAACAAGCCAGTGAATCCGGTGCGCAAGCCCCGCAGCAGTTCACAGGCACACTGATGATGCAGGGAGGCTCTACCAAATGA
- the ccmD gene encoding heme exporter protein CcmD, which yields MNIAEFFNMGGYALYVWGSYGVTLVVLALNVLLARQQQRQVVRMLVRGAQRNRGQA from the coding sequence ATGAATATCGCTGAATTTTTCAATATGGGCGGCTACGCCCTGTATGTCTGGGGCTCGTATGGTGTGACCCTGGTGGTGCTGGCGCTGAATGTGCTGTTGGCGCGTCAGCAGCAGCGGCAGGTGGTGCGTATGCTGGTGCGCGGTGCACAACGCAACCGGGGGCAGGCATGA